A section of the Felis catus isolate Fca126 chromosome B2, F.catus_Fca126_mat1.0, whole genome shotgun sequence genome encodes:
- the MICAL1 gene encoding F-actin-monooxygenase MICAL1 isoform X1, with translation MALLVGEVKRAQTFRRHLRTRQLLQTSCPALAPYPPGAQKPLEELVPLKASSPSLPSFSPEAACLCSAAPVPGSVRGLMASPTSTNPAHAHFESFLQAQLCQDVLSSFQGLCGALGIEPGGGLPQYHKIKAQLNYWSAKSLWAKLDKRAGQPDYQQGRACARTKCLVVGAGPCGLRAAVELALLGARVVLVEKRTKFSRHNVLHLWPFTIHDLRALGAKKFYGRFCTGTLDHISIRQLQLLLLKVALLLGVEIHWGVTFIGLQPPPKKGCGWRAQLQPSPPAQLANYEFDVLISAAGGKFVPEGFTVREMRGKLAIGITANFVNGRTVEETQVPEISGVARIYNQSFFQSLLKATGIDLENIVYYKDDTHYFVMTAKKQCLLRLGVLRQDWPDTDRLLGSANVVPEALQHFVRAAADFATNGKLGKLEFAKDAHGRPDISAFDFTSMMRAESSARVQEKHGARVLLGLVGDCLVEPFWPLGTGVARGFLAAFDAAWMVKRWAEGAGPLEVLAERESLYQLLSQTSPDNMHRNVAQYGLDPATRYPNLNLRAVTPNQVRDLYDVLAKEPVRRKSDKIDGGKPATGPFSTAQPPLSGSTGTQEELLRWCQEQTAGYPGVHVTDLSSSWADGLALCALVHRLRPGLLEPSELQGLEALEATAWALRMAEHELGITPVLSAKAVVTGSDPLGLIAYLSHFHSAFKSMPHNPGSVTQSSLGTSSAVLFLGKLHRTLQRTRAQDLLQENGEDTGGKKPRLEVDAKTPSTEEPPVPEAGVPLTPPPQHQEAGAGDLCALCGEHLYILERLCADGRFFHRSCFRCHTCEATLWPGGYEQHPGDGHFYCLQHLPQTGHKEDGSDQGPENQDLPTPDENSMPSGPSASVTPQEGTGPVPSTSRPTRQRIRLSSPERQQLSSLNLTPDPELEPPPKPPRTCLAVARQALEGSFVGWGVPVQSPQVPVAMEEEEEQSPSSSEEETEEEETVTLDSDTEQALKILAKNSGTMSKYPTWRRTLLRRAREEEMKRFCKAQAVQRRLNEIETALRELEAEGVKLELALRSQSTSPEQQKTLWLEQLLQLVEKKNSLVAEEAELMITVQELKLEDQQWQLDQELRGYMNREEFLKTPADRQAEDQVLRKLLDVVNQRDALIRFQEECRLSELASEPGAQG, from the exons cctcttccccttctcttccctccttctctccagaaGCCGCCTGCCTCTGTTCAGCTGCCCCGGTCCCTGGGAGCGTCAGGGGCCTCATGGCTTCACCCACCTCCACCAACCCAGCACATGCCCACTTCGAGAGCTTCCTGCAGGCCCAGCTGTGCCAGGATGTGCTGAGCAGCTTCCAGGGGCTCTGCGGGGCCCTAGGGATAGAGCCCGGTGGGGGGCTACCCCAATATCACAAGATCAAGGCCCAGCTCAACTACTGGAGTGCCAAATCGCTGTGGGCCAAGCTGGACAAGCGAGCGGGCCAGCCTGACTACCAGCAGGGCCGGGCTTGTGCCCGCACCAAG TGCCTGGTGGTGGGCGCGGGACCTTGTGGGCTGCGGGCTGCTGTGGAGCTGGCACTGCTGGGGGCCCGTGTGGTGCTGGTGGAAAAGCGCACCAAGTTCTCTCGCCACAACGTGCTCCACCTCTGGCCCTTCACCATCCATGACCTGAGAGCACTCGGCGCCAAGAAGTTCTATGGGCGCTTCTGCACAGGCACCCTGGACCACATCA GCATCCGACAGCTTCAGCTGCTTTTGTTGAAAGTGGCATTACTCCTGGGGGTGGAAATTCATTGGGGTGTCACTTTCATtggcctccagccccctcccaaaAAGG GTTGTGGCTGGCGTGCccagctccagcccagccccccagcccaACTGGCCAACTATGAATTTGATGTCCTCATCTCTGCTGCTGGAGGTAAATTCGTCCCTGAAG GCTTCACAGTGAGGGAGATGCGTGGCAAACTGGCCATTGGCATCACGGCCAACTTTGTGAACGGGCGAACGGTGGAAGAGACGCAGGTGCCCGAGATCAGCGGTGTGGCCAGGATCTACAACCAGAGCTTCTTCCAGAGCCTGCTCAAAGCAACAG GCATTGATCTGGAGAACATTGTGTACTACAAGGATGACACCCACTATTTTGTGATGACAGCCAAGAAGCAGTGCCTGCTGCGGCTGGGGGTGCTGCGTCAG GACTGGCCAGACACTGACCGCCTGCTGGGCAGTGCCAATGTGGTGCCCGAGGCTCTGCAGCACTTTGTCCGGGCAGCTGCTGACTTCGCCACCAATGGCAAGCTCGGGAAGCTGGAGTTTGCCAAGGACGCCCACGGGCGGCCTGACATCTCTGCCTTTGACTTCACAAGCATGATGCGGGCAGAGAGTTCTGCTCGAGTGCAGGAGAAGCACGGTGCCCGCGTGTtgctggggctggtgggggaCTGCCTGGTGGAG CCCTTCTGGCCCCTGGGCACTGGAGTGGCTCGGGGCTTTTTGGCAGCCTTTGATGCCGCCTGGATGGTGAAGCGGTGGGCAGAGGGCGCTGGGCCCCTAGAAGTGTTGGCAGAGCG GGAGAGCTTGTACCAGCTCCTCTCACAGACGTCCCCAGACAACATGCACCGCAACGTGGCCCAGTATGGGCTGGACCCAGCCACCCGCTACCCCAACCTGAACCTCCGGGCCGTGACTCCCAATCAG GTACGAGACCTGTATGACGTGCTGGCCAAGGAGCCTGTGAGGAGGAAGAGTGACAAGATAGATGGAGGAAAGCCAGCCACAG GGCCCTTCAGCACAGCACAGCCTCCTCTCTCAGGGTCGACAGGCACCCAGGAGGAATTGCTACGCTGGTGCCAGGAGCAGACGGCTGGGTACCCAGGTGTCCATGTCACCGACTTGTCTTCCTCCTGGGCTGACGGGCTGGCTCTGTGTGCCCTGGTGCACCGGCTGCGGCCCGGCCTGCT GGAGCCCTCAGAGCTGCAGGGGTTGGAGGCCCTGGAAGCAACTGCTTGGGCACTGAGGATGGCAGAACATGAGCTGGGCATCACGCCCGTGCTGTCCGCAAAGGCAGTGGTGACAGGGAGCGACCCGCTGGGCCTCATTGCCTACCTCAGCCACTTCCACAGTGCCTTCAAGAGCATGCCCCACAACCCAG GCTCTGTCACTCAAAGCTCTCTGGGGACTTCCAGTGCTGTGCTATTCCTTGGCAAACTGCACAGGACCCTGCAGCGGACCCGTGCCCAG GACTTGTTGCAGGAAAATGGGGAGGATACTGGTGGCAAGAAGCCGCGCCTGGAG GTAGATGCTAAGACCCCAAGTACTGAGGAGCCACCTGTCCCAGAGGCTGGTGTACCCctgacacccccaccccaacaccaaGAG GCTGGTGCTGGGGACTTGTGTGCACTTTGTGGGGAACACCTCTACATCCTGGAacgcctctgtgctgacggccgtTTCTTTCATCGGAGCTGCTTCCGCTGCCATACCTGTGAGGCCACACTGTGGCCAGGGGGCTATGAGCAGCACCCAGGAGATG GACATTTCTACTGCCTCCAGCACCTGCCCCAGACAGGCCACAAAGAGGATGGCAGTGACCAAGGCCCTGAGAATCAG GACCTCCCCACACCTGATGAAAACAGCATGCCATCAGGGCCCTCGGCTTCTGTCACCCCCCAGGAGGGGACCGGTCCTGTCCCAAGCACCAGCCGGCCTACCCGTCAGCGGATCCGCCTCTCCAGCCCGGAACGCCAGCAGCTGTCCTCCCTTAATCTCACCCCTGACCCGGAACTGGAGCCCCCACCCAAGCCTCCCCGCACCTGCCTTGCCGTGGCCCGCCAGGCCCTGGAAGGCAGCTTCGTAGGCTGGGGAGTGCCAGTCCAGAGCCCTCAAG TTCCTGTGGctatggaggaagaggaggaacagAGTCCCTCCTCCAgtgaggaagaaacagaggaagaggaaactgTGACTTTGGACTCAGACACAGAGCAG GCTCTGAAGATCTTGGCCAAGAACTCAGGCACCATGAGCAAGTACCCAACATGGCGTCGGACCCTGCTGCGCCGTGCTAGGGAGGAGGAGATGAAGCGGTTCTGCAAGGCCCAG GCTGTCCAGCGGCGACTAAATGAAATTGAGACCGCTCTAAGGGAGCTGGAGGCTGAGGGCGTGAAGCTGGAGCTGGCCTTGAGAAGCCAGAGCA CATCCCCAGAACAGCAAAAGACACTGTGGCTAGAACAGCTGCTACAGCTCGTTGAGAAGAAAAACAGCCTAGTGGCGGAGGAGGCTGAGCTCATGATCAC GGTGCAGGAGCTGAAACTGGAGGACCAACAGTGGCAGCTGGACCAGGAGCTACGAGGCTACATGAACCGGGAAG aattcCTGAAGACCCCTGCTGACCGGCAGGCTGAGGACCAGGTCCTGAGGAAGCTGCTGGATGTGGTGAACCAGCGAGATGCACTTATCCGCTTCCAGGAGGAATGCAGGCTCAGTGAGCTGGCCTCGGAGCCCGGGGCCCAGGGctag
- the MICAL1 gene encoding F-actin-monooxygenase MICAL1 isoform X5 has translation MASPTSTNPAHAHFESFLQAQLCQDVLSSFQGLCGALGIEPGGGLPQYHKIKAQLNYWSAKSLWAKLDKRAGQPDYQQGRACARTKCLVVGAGPCGLRAAVELALLGARVVLVEKRTKFSRHNVLHLWPFTIHDLRALGAKKFYGRFCTGTLDHISIRQLQLLLLKVALLLGVEIHWGVTFIGLQPPPKKGCGWRAQLQPSPPAQLANYEFDVLISAAGGKFVPEGFTVREMRGKLAIGITANFVNGRTVEETQVPEISGVARIYNQSFFQSLLKATGIDLENIVYYKDDTHYFVMTAKKQCLLRLGVLRQDWPDTDRLLGSANVVPEALQHFVRAAADFATNGKLGKLEFAKDAHGRPDISAFDFTSMMRAESSARVQEKHGARVLLGLVGDCLVEPFWPLGTGVARGFLAAFDAAWMVKRWAEGAGPLEVLAERESLYQLLSQTSPDNMHRNVAQYGLDPATRYPNLNLRAVTPNQVRDLYDVLAKEPVRRKSDKIDGGKPATGPFSTAQPPLSGSTGTQEELLRWCQEQTAGYPGVHVTDLSSSWADGLALCALVHRLRPGLLEPSELQGLEALEATAWALRMAEHELGITPVLSAKAVVTGSDPLGLIAYLSHFHSAFKSMPHNPGSVTQSSLGTSSAVLFLGKLHRTLQRTRAQDLLQENGEDTGGKKPRLEVDAKTPSTEEPPVPEAGVPLTPPPQHQEAGAGDLCALCGEHLYILERLCADGRFFHRSCFRCHTCEATLWPGGYEQHPGDGHFYCLQHLPQTGHKEDGSDQGPENQDLPTPDENSMPSGPSASVTPQEGTGPVPSTSRPTRQRIRLSSPERQQLSSLNLTPDPELEPPPKPPRTCLAVARQALEGSFVGWGVPVQSPQVPVAMEEEEEQSPSSSEEETEEEETVTLDSDTEQALKILAKNSGTMSKYPTWRRTLLRRAREEEMKRFCKAQAVQRRLNEIETALRELEAEGVKLELALRSQSTSPEQQKTLWLEQLLQLVEKKNSLVAEEAELMITVQELKLEDQQWQLDQELRGYMNREEFLKTPADRQAEDQVLRKLLDVVNQRDALIRFQEECRLSELASEPGAQG, from the exons ATGGCTTCACCCACCTCCACCAACCCAGCACATGCCCACTTCGAGAGCTTCCTGCAGGCCCAGCTGTGCCAGGATGTGCTGAGCAGCTTCCAGGGGCTCTGCGGGGCCCTAGGGATAGAGCCCGGTGGGGGGCTACCCCAATATCACAAGATCAAGGCCCAGCTCAACTACTGGAGTGCCAAATCGCTGTGGGCCAAGCTGGACAAGCGAGCGGGCCAGCCTGACTACCAGCAGGGCCGGGCTTGTGCCCGCACCAAG TGCCTGGTGGTGGGCGCGGGACCTTGTGGGCTGCGGGCTGCTGTGGAGCTGGCACTGCTGGGGGCCCGTGTGGTGCTGGTGGAAAAGCGCACCAAGTTCTCTCGCCACAACGTGCTCCACCTCTGGCCCTTCACCATCCATGACCTGAGAGCACTCGGCGCCAAGAAGTTCTATGGGCGCTTCTGCACAGGCACCCTGGACCACATCA GCATCCGACAGCTTCAGCTGCTTTTGTTGAAAGTGGCATTACTCCTGGGGGTGGAAATTCATTGGGGTGTCACTTTCATtggcctccagccccctcccaaaAAGG GTTGTGGCTGGCGTGCccagctccagcccagccccccagcccaACTGGCCAACTATGAATTTGATGTCCTCATCTCTGCTGCTGGAGGTAAATTCGTCCCTGAAG GCTTCACAGTGAGGGAGATGCGTGGCAAACTGGCCATTGGCATCACGGCCAACTTTGTGAACGGGCGAACGGTGGAAGAGACGCAGGTGCCCGAGATCAGCGGTGTGGCCAGGATCTACAACCAGAGCTTCTTCCAGAGCCTGCTCAAAGCAACAG GCATTGATCTGGAGAACATTGTGTACTACAAGGATGACACCCACTATTTTGTGATGACAGCCAAGAAGCAGTGCCTGCTGCGGCTGGGGGTGCTGCGTCAG GACTGGCCAGACACTGACCGCCTGCTGGGCAGTGCCAATGTGGTGCCCGAGGCTCTGCAGCACTTTGTCCGGGCAGCTGCTGACTTCGCCACCAATGGCAAGCTCGGGAAGCTGGAGTTTGCCAAGGACGCCCACGGGCGGCCTGACATCTCTGCCTTTGACTTCACAAGCATGATGCGGGCAGAGAGTTCTGCTCGAGTGCAGGAGAAGCACGGTGCCCGCGTGTtgctggggctggtgggggaCTGCCTGGTGGAG CCCTTCTGGCCCCTGGGCACTGGAGTGGCTCGGGGCTTTTTGGCAGCCTTTGATGCCGCCTGGATGGTGAAGCGGTGGGCAGAGGGCGCTGGGCCCCTAGAAGTGTTGGCAGAGCG GGAGAGCTTGTACCAGCTCCTCTCACAGACGTCCCCAGACAACATGCACCGCAACGTGGCCCAGTATGGGCTGGACCCAGCCACCCGCTACCCCAACCTGAACCTCCGGGCCGTGACTCCCAATCAG GTACGAGACCTGTATGACGTGCTGGCCAAGGAGCCTGTGAGGAGGAAGAGTGACAAGATAGATGGAGGAAAGCCAGCCACAG GGCCCTTCAGCACAGCACAGCCTCCTCTCTCAGGGTCGACAGGCACCCAGGAGGAATTGCTACGCTGGTGCCAGGAGCAGACGGCTGGGTACCCAGGTGTCCATGTCACCGACTTGTCTTCCTCCTGGGCTGACGGGCTGGCTCTGTGTGCCCTGGTGCACCGGCTGCGGCCCGGCCTGCT GGAGCCCTCAGAGCTGCAGGGGTTGGAGGCCCTGGAAGCAACTGCTTGGGCACTGAGGATGGCAGAACATGAGCTGGGCATCACGCCCGTGCTGTCCGCAAAGGCAGTGGTGACAGGGAGCGACCCGCTGGGCCTCATTGCCTACCTCAGCCACTTCCACAGTGCCTTCAAGAGCATGCCCCACAACCCAG GCTCTGTCACTCAAAGCTCTCTGGGGACTTCCAGTGCTGTGCTATTCCTTGGCAAACTGCACAGGACCCTGCAGCGGACCCGTGCCCAG GACTTGTTGCAGGAAAATGGGGAGGATACTGGTGGCAAGAAGCCGCGCCTGGAG GTAGATGCTAAGACCCCAAGTACTGAGGAGCCACCTGTCCCAGAGGCTGGTGTACCCctgacacccccaccccaacaccaaGAG GCTGGTGCTGGGGACTTGTGTGCACTTTGTGGGGAACACCTCTACATCCTGGAacgcctctgtgctgacggccgtTTCTTTCATCGGAGCTGCTTCCGCTGCCATACCTGTGAGGCCACACTGTGGCCAGGGGGCTATGAGCAGCACCCAGGAGATG GACATTTCTACTGCCTCCAGCACCTGCCCCAGACAGGCCACAAAGAGGATGGCAGTGACCAAGGCCCTGAGAATCAG GACCTCCCCACACCTGATGAAAACAGCATGCCATCAGGGCCCTCGGCTTCTGTCACCCCCCAGGAGGGGACCGGTCCTGTCCCAAGCACCAGCCGGCCTACCCGTCAGCGGATCCGCCTCTCCAGCCCGGAACGCCAGCAGCTGTCCTCCCTTAATCTCACCCCTGACCCGGAACTGGAGCCCCCACCCAAGCCTCCCCGCACCTGCCTTGCCGTGGCCCGCCAGGCCCTGGAAGGCAGCTTCGTAGGCTGGGGAGTGCCAGTCCAGAGCCCTCAAG TTCCTGTGGctatggaggaagaggaggaacagAGTCCCTCCTCCAgtgaggaagaaacagaggaagaggaaactgTGACTTTGGACTCAGACACAGAGCAG GCTCTGAAGATCTTGGCCAAGAACTCAGGCACCATGAGCAAGTACCCAACATGGCGTCGGACCCTGCTGCGCCGTGCTAGGGAGGAGGAGATGAAGCGGTTCTGCAAGGCCCAG GCTGTCCAGCGGCGACTAAATGAAATTGAGACCGCTCTAAGGGAGCTGGAGGCTGAGGGCGTGAAGCTGGAGCTGGCCTTGAGAAGCCAGAGCA CATCCCCAGAACAGCAAAAGACACTGTGGCTAGAACAGCTGCTACAGCTCGTTGAGAAGAAAAACAGCCTAGTGGCGGAGGAGGCTGAGCTCATGATCAC GGTGCAGGAGCTGAAACTGGAGGACCAACAGTGGCAGCTGGACCAGGAGCTACGAGGCTACATGAACCGGGAAG aattcCTGAAGACCCCTGCTGACCGGCAGGCTGAGGACCAGGTCCTGAGGAAGCTGCTGGATGTGGTGAACCAGCGAGATGCACTTATCCGCTTCCAGGAGGAATGCAGGCTCAGTGAGCTGGCCTCGGAGCCCGGGGCCCAGGGctag
- the MICAL1 gene encoding F-actin-monooxygenase MICAL1 isoform X6, whose amino-acid sequence MGASAQAPWTTSVSTTWCPRGAGIRQLQLLLLKVALLLGVEIHWGVTFIGLQPPPKKGCGWRAQLQPSPPAQLANYEFDVLISAAGGKFVPEGFTVREMRGKLAIGITANFVNGRTVEETQVPEISGVARIYNQSFFQSLLKATGIDLENIVYYKDDTHYFVMTAKKQCLLRLGVLRQDWPDTDRLLGSANVVPEALQHFVRAAADFATNGKLGKLEFAKDAHGRPDISAFDFTSMMRAESSARVQEKHGARVLLGLVGDCLVEPFWPLGTGVARGFLAAFDAAWMVKRWAEGAGPLEVLAERESLYQLLSQTSPDNMHRNVAQYGLDPATRYPNLNLRAVTPNQVRDLYDVLAKEPVRRKSDKIDGGKPATGPFSTAQPPLSGSTGTQEELLRWCQEQTAGYPGVHVTDLSSSWADGLALCALVHRLRPGLLEPSELQGLEALEATAWALRMAEHELGITPVLSAKAVVTGSDPLGLIAYLSHFHSAFKSMPHNPGSVTQSSLGTSSAVLFLGKLHRTLQRTRAQDLLQENGEDTGGKKPRLEVDAKTPSTEEPPVPEAGVPLTPPPQHQEAGAGDLCALCGEHLYILERLCADGRFFHRSCFRCHTCEATLWPGGYEQHPGDGHFYCLQHLPQTGHKEDGSDQGPENQDLPTPDENSMPSGPSASVTPQEGTGPVPSTSRPTRQRIRLSSPERQQLSSLNLTPDPELEPPPKPPRTCLAVARQALEGSFVGWGVPVQSPQVPVAMEEEEEQSPSSSEEETEEEETVTLDSDTEQALKILAKNSGTMSKYPTWRRTLLRRAREEEMKRFCKAQAVQRRLNEIETALRELEAEGVKLELALRSQSTSPEQQKTLWLEQLLQLVEKKNSLVAEEAELMITVQELKLEDQQWQLDQELRGYMNREEFLKTPADRQAEDQVLRKLLDVVNQRDALIRFQEECRLSELASEPGAQG is encoded by the exons ATGGGCGCTTCTGCACAGGCACCCTGGACCACATCAGTGAGCACCACGTGGTGTCCTAGAGGGGCGG GCATCCGACAGCTTCAGCTGCTTTTGTTGAAAGTGGCATTACTCCTGGGGGTGGAAATTCATTGGGGTGTCACTTTCATtggcctccagccccctcccaaaAAGG GTTGTGGCTGGCGTGCccagctccagcccagccccccagcccaACTGGCCAACTATGAATTTGATGTCCTCATCTCTGCTGCTGGAGGTAAATTCGTCCCTGAAG GCTTCACAGTGAGGGAGATGCGTGGCAAACTGGCCATTGGCATCACGGCCAACTTTGTGAACGGGCGAACGGTGGAAGAGACGCAGGTGCCCGAGATCAGCGGTGTGGCCAGGATCTACAACCAGAGCTTCTTCCAGAGCCTGCTCAAAGCAACAG GCATTGATCTGGAGAACATTGTGTACTACAAGGATGACACCCACTATTTTGTGATGACAGCCAAGAAGCAGTGCCTGCTGCGGCTGGGGGTGCTGCGTCAG GACTGGCCAGACACTGACCGCCTGCTGGGCAGTGCCAATGTGGTGCCCGAGGCTCTGCAGCACTTTGTCCGGGCAGCTGCTGACTTCGCCACCAATGGCAAGCTCGGGAAGCTGGAGTTTGCCAAGGACGCCCACGGGCGGCCTGACATCTCTGCCTTTGACTTCACAAGCATGATGCGGGCAGAGAGTTCTGCTCGAGTGCAGGAGAAGCACGGTGCCCGCGTGTtgctggggctggtgggggaCTGCCTGGTGGAG CCCTTCTGGCCCCTGGGCACTGGAGTGGCTCGGGGCTTTTTGGCAGCCTTTGATGCCGCCTGGATGGTGAAGCGGTGGGCAGAGGGCGCTGGGCCCCTAGAAGTGTTGGCAGAGCG GGAGAGCTTGTACCAGCTCCTCTCACAGACGTCCCCAGACAACATGCACCGCAACGTGGCCCAGTATGGGCTGGACCCAGCCACCCGCTACCCCAACCTGAACCTCCGGGCCGTGACTCCCAATCAG GTACGAGACCTGTATGACGTGCTGGCCAAGGAGCCTGTGAGGAGGAAGAGTGACAAGATAGATGGAGGAAAGCCAGCCACAG GGCCCTTCAGCACAGCACAGCCTCCTCTCTCAGGGTCGACAGGCACCCAGGAGGAATTGCTACGCTGGTGCCAGGAGCAGACGGCTGGGTACCCAGGTGTCCATGTCACCGACTTGTCTTCCTCCTGGGCTGACGGGCTGGCTCTGTGTGCCCTGGTGCACCGGCTGCGGCCCGGCCTGCT GGAGCCCTCAGAGCTGCAGGGGTTGGAGGCCCTGGAAGCAACTGCTTGGGCACTGAGGATGGCAGAACATGAGCTGGGCATCACGCCCGTGCTGTCCGCAAAGGCAGTGGTGACAGGGAGCGACCCGCTGGGCCTCATTGCCTACCTCAGCCACTTCCACAGTGCCTTCAAGAGCATGCCCCACAACCCAG GCTCTGTCACTCAAAGCTCTCTGGGGACTTCCAGTGCTGTGCTATTCCTTGGCAAACTGCACAGGACCCTGCAGCGGACCCGTGCCCAG GACTTGTTGCAGGAAAATGGGGAGGATACTGGTGGCAAGAAGCCGCGCCTGGAG GTAGATGCTAAGACCCCAAGTACTGAGGAGCCACCTGTCCCAGAGGCTGGTGTACCCctgacacccccaccccaacaccaaGAG GCTGGTGCTGGGGACTTGTGTGCACTTTGTGGGGAACACCTCTACATCCTGGAacgcctctgtgctgacggccgtTTCTTTCATCGGAGCTGCTTCCGCTGCCATACCTGTGAGGCCACACTGTGGCCAGGGGGCTATGAGCAGCACCCAGGAGATG GACATTTCTACTGCCTCCAGCACCTGCCCCAGACAGGCCACAAAGAGGATGGCAGTGACCAAGGCCCTGAGAATCAG GACCTCCCCACACCTGATGAAAACAGCATGCCATCAGGGCCCTCGGCTTCTGTCACCCCCCAGGAGGGGACCGGTCCTGTCCCAAGCACCAGCCGGCCTACCCGTCAGCGGATCCGCCTCTCCAGCCCGGAACGCCAGCAGCTGTCCTCCCTTAATCTCACCCCTGACCCGGAACTGGAGCCCCCACCCAAGCCTCCCCGCACCTGCCTTGCCGTGGCCCGCCAGGCCCTGGAAGGCAGCTTCGTAGGCTGGGGAGTGCCAGTCCAGAGCCCTCAAG TTCCTGTGGctatggaggaagaggaggaacagAGTCCCTCCTCCAgtgaggaagaaacagaggaagaggaaactgTGACTTTGGACTCAGACACAGAGCAG GCTCTGAAGATCTTGGCCAAGAACTCAGGCACCATGAGCAAGTACCCAACATGGCGTCGGACCCTGCTGCGCCGTGCTAGGGAGGAGGAGATGAAGCGGTTCTGCAAGGCCCAG GCTGTCCAGCGGCGACTAAATGAAATTGAGACCGCTCTAAGGGAGCTGGAGGCTGAGGGCGTGAAGCTGGAGCTGGCCTTGAGAAGCCAGAGCA CATCCCCAGAACAGCAAAAGACACTGTGGCTAGAACAGCTGCTACAGCTCGTTGAGAAGAAAAACAGCCTAGTGGCGGAGGAGGCTGAGCTCATGATCAC GGTGCAGGAGCTGAAACTGGAGGACCAACAGTGGCAGCTGGACCAGGAGCTACGAGGCTACATGAACCGGGAAG aattcCTGAAGACCCCTGCTGACCGGCAGGCTGAGGACCAGGTCCTGAGGAAGCTGCTGGATGTGGTGAACCAGCGAGATGCACTTATCCGCTTCCAGGAGGAATGCAGGCTCAGTGAGCTGGCCTCGGAGCCCGGGGCCCAGGGctag